A window of the Henckelia pumila isolate YLH828 chromosome 3, ASM3356847v2, whole genome shotgun sequence genome harbors these coding sequences:
- the LOC140891482 gene encoding UDP-arabinopyranose mutase 1-like — MAAAAAPPPLKDELDIVIPTIRNLDFLEMWRPFFQHYHLIIVQDGDPSKTIKVPEGFDYELYNRNDINKILGPKASCISFKDSACRCFGYMVSKKKYIYTIDDDCFVAKDPTGKDINALEQHIKNLLSPSTPHFFNTLYDPFREGTDFVRGYPFSLREGVKTAVSHGLWLNIPDYDAPTQLVKPLERNTRYVDVVLTIPKGTLFPMCGMNLAFDRDLIGPAMYFGLMGDGQPIGRYDDMWAGWCTKVICDHLNLGVKTGLPYIWHSKASNPFVNLKKEYKGIFWQEEIIPFFQAATLSKSSDTVQKCYIELSKQVKEKLGKVDPYFVKLADAMETWIQAWDELNPPKAN, encoded by the exons ATGGCCGCCGCCGCAGCTCCTCCGCCGCTTAAAGACGAGCTCGACATCGTGATTCCGACCATACGAAACCTCGATTTCTTAGAGATGTGGAGGCCGTTCTTCCAGCACTATCATCTTATCATAGTGCAGGACGGTGATCCTTCGAAGACGATTAAGGTCCCCGAAGGATTCGATTACGAACTCTACAATCGGAACGACATTAACAAGATCTTGGGACCGAAAGCGTCGTGTATTTCGTTCAAGGATTCGGCTTGCCGCTGCTTCGGATACATGGTTTCGAAGAAGAAGTATATCTACACCATTGATGATGACTGTTTC GTTGCAAAAGACCCGACAGGCAAAGACATAAATGCCTTGGAACAACACATCAAGAATCTGCTATCTCCATCAACTCCACATTTCTTCAATACGTTGTATGATCCTTTTAGAGAAGGCACAGATTTCGTGCGTGGATACCCGTTCAGCCTCCGGGAAGGCGTGAAAACCGCCGTTTCTCATGGCTTGTGGCTGAACATCCCCGACTACGACGCTCCCACACAGCTTGTCAAGCCTCTCGAGAGAAACACCAG GTATGTTGATGTAGTGCTAACAATCCCAAAAGGCACATTATTTCCCATGTGTGGAATGAATTTGGCATTCGATCGTGATCTTATTGGCCCTGCTATGTACTTCGGACTTATGGGAGATGGCCAGCCTATCGGACGATACGACGATATGTGGGCTGGCTGGTGTACCAAG GTTATTTGTGACCATTTGAACTTGGGAGTGAAAACTGGGCTCCCATATATTTGGCATAGCAAAGCAAGCAACCCATTTGTGAACCTTAAGAAGGAGTACAAAGGTATCTTCTGGCAAGAAGAGATCATACCATTCTTCCAAGCCGCAACTCTTTCAAAGTCATCCGACACTGTACAGAAGTGTTACATCGAACTCTCCAAACAAGTCAAAGAGAAGCTTGGAAAAGTTGACCCTTATTTTGTGAAGCTTGCCGATGCCATGGAAACGTGGATTCAAGCTTGGGATGAACTCAATCCTCCCAAAGCCAACTAA